The DNA window GCGGAAGCCGTAGTCGTGGATGGCCCAAGCGGCGTGTTCGCGGCTCGAACCTGATCCGAAATTCTTGCCTGCGACGAGTATGCAACCAGAATATGTGGGGTCGTTGAGCACGAAATCCTTTATGGGATTGCCTTCCTTGTCATAGCGCCAGTCGCGGAAGAGATTGTCGCCGAAACCTTCGCGCGAGGTGGCTTTAAGGAAGCGTGCAGGTATGATCTGGTCGGTGTCCACGTTTTCCATCGGGAGTGGGACACATGTTGAAACTATGGTGGTGAATTTTTCTTTCATGATTCGTTGGCTTGATGGACGTGGTTTAGACAGTGCGGGGATCGGTGAGCACTCCTGTGACGGCTGAGGCTGCGGCTACGAGCGGACCGGCAAGTATTGTGCGTGCTCCGGGGCCTTGACGGCCTTCGAAATTGCGGTTTGATGTCGATACGGCCAGTTTGCCGGCAGGAACCTTGTCTTCATTCATGGCGAGGCATGCCGAGCATCCGGGCTGACGGATTTCAAATCCGGCTTCTTCAAGAATTTTGTCCAAGCCTTCTTCGCGTATTTGTGCGTCGACTTTCCAAGAGCCGGGTACGAGCCACGCTGTAATTCCGGGGGCTTTCTTTTTACCTTTGACAAAGTTGGCGAATGCGCGGAAATCCTCGATTCGTCCGTTGGTGCAGCTTCCGAGGAAAACATAGTCTACGGGAGTGCCTGCAAGAACCTGTCCGACCTTGAATCCCATGTAGTCAAGTGACTTTTCATACGAAATCTTTCCAGCCTCGTCTTCCGGGTCGGGAGCCGGGATCGGGTCATTGATGCCGATACCCATGCCGGGGTTTGTTCCGAAAGTTATGCGTGGCTCGATATCGGCCGCGTCAAAGTTGATTTCGCGGTCAAATTCAGCATCGGGATCTGAAGGCAACGTGCGCCAATAGGCTACGGCTTTTTCCCAATCCTCGCCTTTGGGGGCGAATTCGCGGCCCTTGACGTAGGCAAATGTCGTTTCGTCGGGGGCTATCATGCCTCCGCGCGCTCCCATTTCGATAGAGAGATTGCAGACGGTCATGCGTTCTTCCATAGAGAGATTGCGGATTGTATCGCCGGCATATTCTACGAAGTAGCCGGTAGCACCGCCGGTAGTCATTTTCGCGATGATGTAGAGCGCGATGTCTTTGGCTGTTACTCCTGGACGGAGTGTGCCATTGACATTTATACGCATTGTCTTAGGTTTGGGCTGGAGTATGCACTGGGATGCGAGCACCATTTCAACTTCGCTTGTGCCGATGCCGAATGCCACTGCTCCGAATGCTCCGTGGGTCGAGGTGTGGCTGTCGCCGCATACGATTGTGTAGCCCGGAAGGGTCAGACCGTTTTCAGGTCCGATTACATGTATGATACCGTTTTTCGGATGACCGAGACCAAAGAGGGTGACACCGAACTCATTCGCATTGCGGGTCAGAGTCTCGACCTGATTGCGCGACACAGGGTCGGCTATCGGTTTGTCCTGATTGAGTGTGGGGATATTATGGTCGGGAGAGCAGAATGTCTTTTCCGGGCGGAACACCTTGAGGCCGCGTGTGCGCAGTCCTTCAAAAGCCTGAGGACTGGTGACCTCGTGGCAATAGTGGCGGTCGATATAGAGTTGAGAGGGGCCGCCTTCGATGTTGTTGACAACGTGTGCGTCCCAGATTTTGTCAAAAAGAGTTTTACCCATGATGAGCGTATGGTAGTCGTGTGTAAATGATTGTTGACTGATGGTTGTTTAGCGTACAAACTTGTTGATAGCGTCGATAAATGCCTCGGCACTGGCTGCGACGATGTCGGTATTGGCCGAGAACCCGTAGTAGGGCGTTCCTTCGTGCTCGACGGTCATGTGGACCTTGCCCACATCATTGCTTCCCTTGTTGATGGCTTGGATGAGGAATTCCTTGACGAGCATCTTGCGGTGGATGATGAGCTTGATGGCGCTGATTGCGGCATCGACAGGGCCGTTGCCTGAAGCGCATGCTTCGAATTTCTCGCCTGCGATGTCAAGCCCCACGCTTGCAACCGAATGTACGCCAATGCCGCTTGTCACCTGCAGGAAGTCAAGTTTGATGCGGTTGAGAGCCTTGCGGTGTGCGCCGGCAATCATGAGCACGTCGTCATCGTTGATTTCTTTCTTGCGGTCGGCGAGTTTCAGGAACGCTTCGTATGCTTTGTCGAGATCGGCGGGTGAAAGTTCGATGCCAAGTACATGGAGACGGTGTTTTAGAGCCGCACGTCCGCTGCGGGCTGTGAGAACGATAGAGTTTTCATCGATGCCGACATCCTTAGGATCGATGATTTCATAGCTTTCACGGTTCTTGAGCACGCCGTCCTGATGTATGCCCGACGAGTGGGCGAATGCATTCCGGCCGACAATCGCCTTGTTGGGCTGTACCGGCATGTTCATGAGGCTCGACACCATGCGGCTGATACCTGTGATTTTGGTCGCGTTGATGTTGGTGTCGATTCCGAGGTCTTTGTGAGAGCGGAATGTCATTACCACTTCTTCGAGCGACGTGTTGCCTGCGCGTTCGCCGATGCCGTTGATGGTTACTTCTGCCTGACGCGCACCGTTGACGATTCCTGTGACGGTGTTGGCCGTGGCCATTCCGAGGTCGTTGTGGCAGTGTGTGGCTATGACAACCTTATCAATTCCCTCCACATTATCGATGAGATATTTGATTTTTGCACCGAATTCTGATGGCAGGCAATAGCCGGTGGTGTCGGGAATATTGATGACAGTCGCTCCTGCACGGATTACCGCTTCGACAACCCGGGCGAGATATTCGTTTTCGGTTCGTCCGGCATCCTCTGCATAGAACTGCACGTCTTCGACAAATTTCTTTGCGAATGACACCGCTCCCACCGCGCGTTCGAGAATGTCGTCGCGAGTTGAGTTGAATTTATACTTTATATGGTAGTCCGATGTGCCGATACCGGTGTGGATTCGCGGATGTTTTGCATATTTTAGTGCCTCCGCAGCTACTCGAATGTCGTTTTCGACGGCGCGTGTGAGCGCGCAGATGGTCGGCCATGTAACTGCCTTGGAAATTTCGACGACTGAATTGAAGTCACCGGGGCTCGACACTGGGAATCCGGCTTCAATGACGTCGACTCCGAGAGCCTCAAGCGCCTTGGCAACTTCAATTTTTTCTACTGTATTGAGCTGACAACCGGGCACTTGCTCTCCATCGCGAAGTGTCGTGTCAAAGATAAAAAGCCTGTCACTCATATATTCGGATATATATTATTGTATTTTTGTGTGGATGTTTTATTGGAAACTTGACCTAAAACGAAGTTCTTGCATGAGGAGAATGGAGGCGATTGGCTACAAAGTTACAAATTATTTATAAACCATGCAATAAAATTATAATTTTAACTGATTTGGGCTTTAAATAGTGGCGAATCGAAAGGCGGGGCTTGCGTGCGAAGGTAAGATGCGGTCGGCCTGTGGCGTTTTGAGCTATGTCGTTTTAATAATTGTTAATTATAGAATGTAATTTTGTATTTATAGGATTTAGTCGTACTTTCGTCGAAATTAGTCAGCTTTAGCAATGGATTTTCTACGAAATATTCTATTTGTGTTATCGCTTCTGTTCCTGTCAGTTCCGGCTGTGGCCGGAAGTATAGGGTCGAGCTTCCATTCATTGACAGGCAAGATACAGGATGCAGTGTCTGACAGTGTGGCCGTTGATGAGAATGTTTTGATTGATGCTGCCATTGCTTATGCCGATTCGATTGCCGATGCCATATCGCTTGACGAAGTGGTGGTAACGGCGCGAGTGAAGCCCATAGTGTTCAAAGGCGACACTACAATTGTCAACACCAATGCTTTCAAGACTCGTGACGGTGCTTATCTTGAGGAACTTGTTAGATTAGTCCCCGGTATGGCATACGATAAGGAATCAGGAGTGTTGAGCTATAACGGTACTCCAATTTCTGAAATCAATATTAACGGAAAGGCGTTTCTGAAAGGCGACAAGTCAATGGCGCTTGAAAATCTGCGAGCCGAAATATTCAAGCAGATTAAAATTTATGATAAGTCAAGCGATGAGGATATGTTTCTTGGTATAAAACGTAAGTCCGGCAATAATTTCGTGCTTGACCTTCAGACGGAAGATGAGTTTAATGGTTCGCTGATGACGGCTGCCGGGGTTGGCGTGGGTAATCGCGACAGGAAGAACGCCGAGCTTAGGTCGCACTATTTCAGACCCGGTGGCGACTCATTCTCCTTGTCGCTCAGGAGCGGCAACCGCGATATGACGACCCTCTATAAAAAGAACCGTCGCGATGCCCTGTCGCTGCATCTTTCGAAGGATATTTCCGATAAATTTTTCGTTGGTGCAGATCTGATGTATGGCCACGACCGGTCGGGTTCGGTCTTTTCGTCGGCCGACGAGAGTTATCTCCCGACCGGTGATACTTTCAGCCATTCGACCGGTATGAACAGCAATAAGAATCGGCGGCTCTCAGCTAATCTCAACATGCGGTGGACCATCGGCCGTCATACTCGCATAAGTCTTACCGGCGACATACAGAACGCGCGCAGCACAATTATCAGCGAAGGCCGCCGGGCATCATTTGATGCTGACCCTCAACTCCCGACGGTCGACCCTTTTGCCGGGAATGCCTATGGCCAGATTCCCGATTCCATAAAGGTCAACGATATCTCTCAAAGCAGCACCGGAGTGAACGATAACAAGAACTATTCGCTCAATGCCACCCTTACCCGTAAGCTTAACAAACATGGAACGGCAATCGTGATTTCTGGCGGACTGAACAACGGAGACCGTACCGGGCGGTCATTTTCGGAATCTGATACACGCTATTTCAGGCTGCGCGGCCATTCGGGTCTTGACTCTGTGCTCTATCGTCACCAGTATAATATCACACCTTCCGAAAGCCGTTCACGCACGGTCGGGCTGCGTTTTACCCAACCGCTTTCGGCGGAGATGCGCTTTGAGTTGAGCTACAGGTTTAAAAGGACGCGTGAGGACTACACGCGCAACACTTATGATCTCTCTCCCTTCTTTGACCCTGAGGCCGCTTTATCACCGGCGACACTTCCTCCGGGATATGAATCGGCCTATGTCGACAGTCTGAGCAACTATAGCTTCAGCCGTATCTATGCCCACGAGGTGCAGGCTGTGTTTATGTATAATTCCGAGCGCTGGAATGCCGATGCGACATTCACGGCAGAGCCTGAACGGCGGACACTTGACCAAAAGACCGGTATAATGCAGGCCGACACGGTGAGGTCGTCGGTCAGCCTCATACCTCGCCTGAGTGTCCAATACATGGACAAGGACTGGTCGTTCGGCATGACCTACGACGGCTCTACAAGTCAGCCCGACATATCTTCGCTCCTGTCATTGACCGACAACAGCAATCCGCTCTACATCACCCGTGGCAATCCCCGTCTCAAGGCTGCCTACCGCCAGTCGCTGAGTTTCGACGGAAGAAATTCGCCTCTCGGGCTTTCGGTCAACATAAGACTGTCGAACACCATCAACGAACAGACTCTGGCAGTTTACTACAATCCGCAGACCGGTGGACGCATCAGCTCGCCGGTCAACATCAATGGTAACCGCGACGCAAATCTCTATGTCAGCTATTTCAAATTCCTAAAGTCGAAGTTCCTGATTTCAGGAAGCTTCAGCGGAGCGCTACGGAGGAGTGTCGGGCTTATAAACGAGGATATGGACGAGCAGCCGAAACGCAGCGTCACGCGCTACAGGAATACGGGTGGTTCAGGGACGTTTCAATATATGTCCGGGATATTTAATATAAGAACCAATGTTTCGTGGTTATACTCGCATTCAGTTAATCAGTTGCAGGGGATATCCGAACATCAGTCGGAGTATGCGTTCGGTCTCGCCCCCGACATAAACCTGCCGTTCGGTCTTTGCGTCTCGACTGATGCTTCATATTCGCTGCGGACCGGCAAGAATATCAGCACCCGCGATTTCAACCAGCTGCAGTGGAATGCCGAAGTGTCGTGGCGTTTCCTTAAGAAGCGGACAGCTACTGTGTCGGTGAGATGGGTCGACATTCTTAACGACAGGAACAACCTTGTGCGCCATAGTTCGTCGACAGGAATCACTGAGTATTACGACATGCAGGTGGGCAGTTACTTCCTTGTTTCGTTTGAATATCGCTTCAATAAGGAGTTTATGGGAAAAAAAGAAGAAGCGCAAAGAGCGCAAGAACGACAGTTTTGACGATGCAGAAGGCAACAGAACCAGATATTTTATATTCTGACTGGAGAAAAGCCGTAAGGAATCAAAATAAAGGCGATATCAGTCTGACTATAGTGAATTCATTTGGTCAATAGAGTTTGCAATATCATAACTTAAAGCTTATAAAAGGCTAAATCCGTAATCCTTTTCCCGGATTACGGATTTGGTACTTTTACTTGTTTTCGAGCAGGCGGGTGGCAGTGTCCCAGTCGCGGTAGAAGATGAGCAGCCGTATGCCGGTGCGGATCTGTGGCGAGTAGACTTCGGCCTCGTTGGAGACCATCGCAGGAATGCCGTTGGCGGCGAGGAGTGACTTGGCGACGTAGGCTTCGCCGGCGGTGTCATAGGTTCTTATCTTCACGAGGTCGTCCGGTTCGGGCGGCCTCATGTCGGTAAGGAGTTTTTTGAGTCGTTGGATTATAGACATTTTCAGATTAATCGGAGAGTTGAGAGTGGAGAAAGATAACGAAGAGTGTAGGCCGGGTCACGAAAGAGCCTGCTCGATGTCGGCGATGATGTCGGCCACGTCTTCGATGCCAACGGAAAGACGGATGAGGTCAGGGGCTACACCGGCTTCCATTAGCTGCTTGTCGGAGAGCTGACGGTGGGTGTGGCTTGCGGGATGGAGCACACAGGTGCGCGCATCGGCCACGTGGGTGACGATGGCTATGAATTTCAACCGGTCCATGAATCTGATTGCGTCCTCCCGTGTGCCTTCAATGCCGAAGGCAATGACTCCGCATGAGCCTTTAGGGAGATATTTTTCGGCGAGGTGATGATATTTGTTTGATGGCAGACTGCAATAGTTGACCCATTTGACTTTTGGATTTGCCTCAAGCCATCTGGCTACAGTCATGGCGTTATCGCAATGGCGTGGCACTCGCAGATGGAGAGTTTCAAGGCCGAGATTGAGCAGGAAGGCATTCTGTGGCGACATCATTGAACCAAGGTCGCGCATGAGCTGTGCCACGGCTTTGGTGATGTAAGCGCCTTTGCCGAATGATTTAGTGTATGTCAGTCCGTGATATGATTCGTCGGGAGTGGTGAGTCCGGGGAATTTGTCGGCGTGAGCGTCCCAGTCGAAGTTTCCGCTGTCGACAATCGCTCCTCCGATGCTGACAGCATGCCCGTCCATATATTTTGTGGTGGAGTGGGTGACTATGTCTGCTCCCCATTCAAACGGACGGCAGTTGATGGGTGTTGGAAAAGTGTTGTCGACAATTAGGGGCACTCCGTTTGCGTGAGCCACGCGGGCGAATTTCTCTATGTCGAGCACCTCTCCTCCGGGATTGGATATTGTCTCTCCGAAAAGGACTTTTGTGTTAGGACGGAAAGCGGCGTTGATTTCTTCTTCCGATGAGTTCGGATCGATGAATGTACATTCGATTCCGAGCTTTTTGAGTGTCACACCGAAGAGATTGTAAGTGCCGCCGTAGATGTTTGATGACGATACGATGTGGTCGCCCGCTTCGCAGATGTTGAATACCGCATAGAAGTTTGCAGCCTGCCCCGATGAGGTGAGCATTGCCGCTACACCGCCTTCGAGTGCGGCGATTTTAGCCGCTACGGCATCGACTGTCGGGTTTTGGAGACGCGAATAGAAATAGCCTGAGTCTTCAAGATCGAACAGCCGGGCCATCTGTTCGCTTGTGTCATATTTGAAAGTAGTACTCTGGATTATTGGAAGCACACGTGGCTGTCCTTTGGTCGGAGTCCATCCGGCTTGTACGCAGAGAGTGGACAGGGAGTAGTTTTTGTCGTTGTTCATATCACTGACGGTTATTGGTCGGTATATATAATATAAGGTGGAAGTTGAGGCTGTGATAAAAGAACCAAGGGCTTCCACAGTGGTTGGTCTGACGGAAGCCCTTGGTTTTGGTATGGCTAAATTTTTTTGCGCGGGGGATACACGCGGGTGTTCTTCACACCTCTGATGAATCCTTATGCGTTCTTTACCTTGTCAACGATAGCCTTGAAAGCAGCGGGATTGTTGAGCGCGAGGTCGGCGAGGACTTTGCGGTTGATCTCGATGCCTGCTTTGTGGATAAGGCCCATGAGCTTTGAGTAAGAAAGGTCTTCAAGACGGGCTGCTGCGTTGATACGCTGAATCCAGAGGGCACGGAAGTTACGCTTTTTGTCCTTGCGGTCGCGGTAAGCGTAGGTGAGACCCTTTTCCCAAGTGTTCTTGGCTACAGTCCAAACGTTGCGACGGCATCCGAAGTAACCACGGGTAAGTTTGAGGATTTTCTTGCGGCGAGCTCTTGAAGCTACATGATTTACTGATCTTGGCATTTTGAAAAATGAGTTGTGAACGTCAGCGGCACGTCAATGCACTTAATTTCATTTTTTAGGTGGCTGACCGTTCGGTTTAAAGAATTGAATTAGAAATCACGATTTGTTTAAGATCGGAGGGGGAAAAGCCTAACCTTACTTAAGGGCGAGGAGTTCCTTAACGTTTGAAGCGTCGGCACGAGACACAACAGAGAAGTGTGTGAGGTTGCGTTTCTGCTTCTTGGTCTTTTTAGTCAAGATGTGGCTCTTGAAGGCATGTTTTCTCTTGATCTTTCCTGATCCGGTAAGGGCGAACCTCTTTTTGGCACCGGAGTTAGTCTTAATCTTTGGCATTGGTTGTGATTGTTAAATAATGATTTTAATTCTATAGAGTGCGCCGGCCCGGAGGCCGACGCGCTTTTTAGCGTATTGCTGGTTTATTTTTTCTTCGGGCTGAGCATGATGATCATGCGCTTGCCTTCGAGGACCGGCATCTGGTCTACTTTGCCATATTCCTCAAGGTCGTTGGCGAAACGGAGCAGAAGCACCTCGCCTTGTTCCTTAAAGAGAATCGAACGGCCTTTGAAGAAGACGTATGCTTTCACCTTCGCGCCTTCCTGAAGGAAGCCGATGGCATGTTTAAGCTTGAAGTTGTAGTCGTGGTCATCGGTCTGAGGTCCGAAACGGATTTCCTTGACCACTACCTTTGTAGCTTTTGCCTTCTGTTCCTTCTGGCGTTTTTTCTGCTGATAGAGGAACTTCTGGTAGTCGAGCACACGACAGACAGGCGGTTCGGCGGTCGGTGAGATCTCGATGAGGTCAAGACCGAGGCCGTCGGCGATTTTCAATGCCTCCTGAATGGAATAGATGCCGTTTTCAACATTATCGCCTACCAGTCGCACTTCGCGTGCGCGGATATGCTCGTTGATGGCGTATGGTTCCTCTTTTCGGTTATTGAGGGGACGGCGTGGACCGTTGTTTGGGCGCGGCGGGCGCGGAGTGAAAGGTTTTTTCTCCATTCAGGGGGTTATTGATTAATCATTTCGTTGACTTCGCGGGTCAAATCGTCTGCAAAGGTAGCAATTTTCATCGAACCTTTATCACCTTCACCCTGTTTTCTTACAGAAATTTCACCATTTTCAGCTTCTTTTTCACCGACAATGAGCATGTAGGGTATTCTCTTAAGTTCGTTGTCGCGAATTTTTTTGCCGATTTTTTCATTTCTGTCGTCAACTTGGGTACGGATGTCAAGGGCGTTGAGACGGGCTGCGACCTCATGGGCGTAGTCGTTGAACTTCTCCGAGATGGGGAGCACGACAGCCTGTTCAGGTGCGAGCCAGAGGGGGAAGCGTCCGGCTGTGTGTTCAAGAAGCACGGCGACGAAGCGTTCCATCGAGCCGAAGGGAGCGCGGTGGATCATTACAGGGCGGTGTTTCTGGTTGTCAGAGCCGGTGTATTCGAGCTGGAATCGTTCAGGCAGGTTGTAGTCTACCTGAATTGTACCGAGCTGCCATTTGCGGCCGAGTGCGTCCTTGACCATGAAGTCGAGTTTCGGTCCGTAGAAGGCGGCTTCTCCATATTCCTTGCGGGCTTTGAGTCCCTTTTCCTCACATGCGTCGATGATGGCCTGCTCGGCGAGATGCCAGTTTTCGTCAGAGCCGATATATTTCTCCTTGTTGTTGGGGTCGCGCAGTGAAATCTGAGCCTCGAAGTTTTCAAATTTGAGAGCCTTGAAGATGTAGAATATGATATCCATCACCTTTAGGAACTCTCCCTTTATCTGGTCGGGGGCGCAATAGATGTGTGCGTCGTCCTGTGTGAAACCTCTCACGCGGGTCAGTCCGTGGAGCTCGCCGCTCTGCTCGTAGCGGTAGACTGTGCCGAACTCAGCGAGACGCAGTGGCAGGTCTCGGTAGCTTCGGGGAGTGCGCGGAAGATTTCGCAGTGGTGGGGGCAGTTCATCGGTTTGAGCAGGTATTCCTCGCCCTCCTCGGGAGTGTGGATAGGCTGGAAAGAGTCCTTGCCATACTTGGCGTAGTGGCCTGAGGTCACATAGAGGTTCTTGTTGCCGATATGGGGTGTGATTACCTGCTGGTAGCCGTATTGCTTCTGGATTTTGCGGAGGAACTGTTCGAGACGGTCGCGGAGCGCTGTGCCTTTTGGGAGCCAGAGGGGCAGACCTGCGCCGACGTTCTGGGAGAATGCGAAAAGTTCCATTTCTTTGCCGAGCTTGCGGTGGTCGCGCTTCTTGGCTTCTTCGAGGAGCACGAGATATTCGTCGAGCATCTTTTTCTTGGGGAAAGTGATGCCATAGACTCTGACGAGCTGGTTGCGCTTTTCGTCGCCGCGCCAGTATGCGCCGGCGAGCGAGGTAACCTTCACAGCCTTGATGGGTGCTGTATTGGCAATGTGCGGACCACGACAGAGGTCTGTGAACGATCCTTGGGTGTAGGTGGTGATGTGTCCGTCCTCAAGTTCGCTGATAAGCTCGCACTTGTATTCTTCGCCACGGTCGCCGAAGAGCTTCAGTGCGTCGTCTTTCGAGATGTCGGCGCGGACTATAGGCTGCTTCTGCTGGGCGAGTTCGAGCATTTTTTTCTCGATGCGGGGGAAGTCGGCAGATGTGATGGTGTGTTCGCCCGGGTCGATGTCGTAGTAGAATCCGTTTTCAATGGCCGGGCCGATGCCGAACTTGACTCCGGGGAAAAGCTCCTGAAGCGCTTCGGCGAGAAGGTGGGCCGACGAGTGCCAGAAAGCGTGCTTGCCTTCGGGGTCATCC is part of the Duncaniella dubosii genome and encodes:
- a CDS encoding O-acetylhomoserine aminocarboxypropyltransferase/cysteine synthase family protein, translating into MNNDKNYSLSTLCVQAGWTPTKGQPRVLPIIQSTTFKYDTSEQMARLFDLEDSGYFYSRLQNPTVDAVAAKIAALEGGVAAMLTSSGQAANFYAVFNICEAGDHIVSSSNIYGGTYNLFGVTLKKLGIECTFIDPNSSEEEINAAFRPNTKVLFGETISNPGGEVLDIEKFARVAHANGVPLIVDNTFPTPINCRPFEWGADIVTHSTTKYMDGHAVSIGGAIVDSGNFDWDAHADKFPGLTTPDESYHGLTYTKSFGKGAYITKAVAQLMRDLGSMMSPQNAFLLNLGLETLHLRVPRHCDNAMTVARWLEANPKVKWVNYCSLPSNKYHHLAEKYLPKGSCGVIAFGIEGTREDAIRFMDRLKFIAIVTHVADARTCVLHPASHTHRQLSDKQLMEAGVAPDLIRLSVGIEDVADIIADIEQALS
- the rpmI gene encoding 50S ribosomal protein L35, giving the protein MPKIKTNSGAKKRFALTGSGKIKRKHAFKSHILTKKTKKQKRNLTHFSVVSRADASNVKELLALK
- a CDS encoding 2-isopropylmalate synthase, giving the protein MSDRLFIFDTTLRDGEQVPGCQLNTVEKIEVAKALEALGVDVIEAGFPVSSPGDFNSVVEISKAVTWPTICALTRAVENDIRVAAEALKYAKHPRIHTGIGTSDYHIKYKFNSTRDDILERAVGAVSFAKKFVEDVQFYAEDAGRTENEYLARVVEAVIRAGATVINIPDTTGYCLPSEFGAKIKYLIDNVEGIDKVVIATHCHNDLGMATANTVTGIVNGARQAEVTINGIGERAGNTSLEEVVMTFRSHKDLGIDTNINATKITGISRMVSSLMNMPVQPNKAIVGRNAFAHSSGIHQDGVLKNRESYEIIDPKDVGIDENSIVLTARSGRAALKHRLHVLGIELSPADLDKAYEAFLKLADRKKEINDDDVLMIAGAHRKALNRIKLDFLQVTSGIGVHSVASVGLDIAGEKFEACASGNGPVDAAISAIKLIIHRKMLVKEFLIQAINKGSNDVGKVHMTVEHEGTPYYGFSANTDIVAASAEAFIDAINKFVR
- a CDS encoding putative signal transducing protein, which encodes MSIIQRLKKLLTDMRPPEPDDLVKIRTYDTAGEAYVAKSLLAANGIPAMVSNEAEVYSPQIRTGIRLLIFYRDWDTATRLLENK
- a CDS encoding outer membrane beta-barrel protein encodes the protein MDFLRNILFVLSLLFLSVPAVAGSIGSSFHSLTGKIQDAVSDSVAVDENVLIDAAIAYADSIADAISLDEVVVTARVKPIVFKGDTTIVNTNAFKTRDGAYLEELVRLVPGMAYDKESGVLSYNGTPISEININGKAFLKGDKSMALENLRAEIFKQIKIYDKSSDEDMFLGIKRKSGNNFVLDLQTEDEFNGSLMTAAGVGVGNRDRKNAELRSHYFRPGGDSFSLSLRSGNRDMTTLYKKNRRDALSLHLSKDISDKFFVGADLMYGHDRSGSVFSSADESYLPTGDTFSHSTGMNSNKNRRLSANLNMRWTIGRHTRISLTGDIQNARSTIISEGRRASFDADPQLPTVDPFAGNAYGQIPDSIKVNDISQSSTGVNDNKNYSLNATLTRKLNKHGTAIVISGGLNNGDRTGRSFSESDTRYFRLRGHSGLDSVLYRHQYNITPSESRSRTVGLRFTQPLSAEMRFELSYRFKRTREDYTRNTYDLSPFFDPEAALSPATLPPGYESAYVDSLSNYSFSRIYAHEVQAVFMYNSERWNADATFTAEPERRTLDQKTGIMQADTVRSSVSLIPRLSVQYMDKDWSFGMTYDGSTSQPDISSLLSLTDNSNPLYITRGNPRLKAAYRQSLSFDGRNSPLGLSVNIRLSNTINEQTLAVYYNPQTGGRISSPVNINGNRDANLYVSYFKFLKSKFLISGSFSGALRRSVGLINEDMDEQPKRSVTRYRNTGGSGTFQYMSGIFNIRTNVSWLYSHSVNQLQGISEHQSEYAFGLAPDINLPFGLCVSTDASYSLRTGKNISTRDFNQLQWNAEVSWRFLKKRTATVSVRWVDILNDRNNLVRHSSSTGITEYYDMQVGSYFLVSFEYRFNKEFMGKKEEAQRAQERQF
- the rplT gene encoding 50S ribosomal protein L20, whose amino-acid sequence is MPRSVNHVASRARRKKILKLTRGYFGCRRNVWTVAKNTWEKGLTYAYRDRKDKKRNFRALWIQRINAAARLEDLSYSKLMGLIHKAGIEINRKVLADLALNNPAAFKAIVDKVKNA
- the infC gene encoding translation initiation factor IF-3 encodes the protein MEKKPFTPRPPRPNNGPRRPLNNRKEEPYAINEHIRAREVRLVGDNVENGIYSIQEALKIADGLGLDLIEISPTAEPPVCRVLDYQKFLYQQKKRQKEQKAKATKVVVKEIRFGPQTDDHDYNFKLKHAIGFLQEGAKVKAYVFFKGRSILFKEQGEVLLLRFANDLEEYGKVDQMPVLEGKRMIIMLSPKKK
- the leuC gene encoding 3-isopropylmalate dehydratase large subunit, giving the protein MGKTLFDKIWDAHVVNNIEGGPSQLYIDRHYCHEVTSPQAFEGLRTRGLKVFRPEKTFCSPDHNIPTLNQDKPIADPVSRNQVETLTRNANEFGVTLFGLGHPKNGIIHVIGPENGLTLPGYTIVCGDSHTSTHGAFGAVAFGIGTSEVEMVLASQCILQPKPKTMRINVNGTLRPGVTAKDIALYIIAKMTTGGATGYFVEYAGDTIRNLSMEERMTVCNLSIEMGARGGMIAPDETTFAYVKGREFAPKGEDWEKAVAYWRTLPSDPDAEFDREINFDAADIEPRITFGTNPGMGIGINDPIPAPDPEDEAGKISYEKSLDYMGFKVGQVLAGTPVDYVFLGSCTNGRIEDFRAFANFVKGKKKAPGITAWLVPGSWKVDAQIREEGLDKILEEAGFEIRQPGCSACLAMNEDKVPAGKLAVSTSNRNFEGRQGPGARTILAGPLVAAASAVTGVLTDPRTV